A stretch of DNA from Cryptomeria japonica chromosome 4, Sugi_1.0, whole genome shotgun sequence:
TCATGATCCTCCATATGAATATCATCAACACCTGAAAATACATATGAGGACATTATAAGATTAATTTTCAAATTGAAGACTCAAATTTGATTGAAGTTCATTTCATAATTTACTTACCGTTTCCGCTTTGCATTGTGTCCATTATTGTCATCATTTGATTAAGATCAATAGAAAATGGTTGCATGTTTTTTTGAGAGTTTTGTTGGCCATCTAAAGTTGCAATAACATTCACATTAATATATCacgtataaaattaatttatatattaaagACTGAAAATTAATGAAGTTCACTTCACAATTTCATTACCATCTCTAGCTTGCATGGCAtcaactattgttgttgttgtcttctcAGGATCAACAAAAATCGGTACCAtatattcttgatttttttgatgatcTTCTAATGCTGCAATAACAAGCACATTCAACACATCAGCTtagataaaattaattacaaactaaAGACACAAAATTGAttgtttttatttaataattttgtgACCATATCTAGTTTGTATTGCATCCATTGTCATTGATGTTTGGTTAAGATCAATAGAAAAGGGCAGCATATGTTgttgatctttttctttatcacCTGAAATTGCATTGAAGTACACATGTAACACATCAACTTAGATAAAATGCTCAAGTATAAAATCACATTACGTAATTAATCTAAACAATATTAAAATTCATAATTACCTGCAACAGTTTGTTGAAATGTTTGAGCTGAAATAATACTAAGCATTGATTGTTGATCTCTAGAAATTGTATCTTTTTGTTTAATTAAGTACAAAAAAATGGTTAGAGATAGGAATTGAGtatttttcaataaaaattaataaaaatgtttaatattgACTAACTTACTATCTACAGCTTGTATTTCATCTGTTAGCATTTGGTTTAGATCAGTGGAGAAAGGCAATCGACATCGTCGAGTACTTTCTTGATCATTCAAACCTATAATAAACATATGTttaacatatgaaataaaaataagaagtattGATATGTGAATTACTCAAATACCTATGAATAAATGTACTCACCTTGCTGCATGATAATATCTCTTTCTTCTTGTATTGCTATGCCTGAGCGATTGGTGaccttttttttcttttgctttctaCATCTTGTAGAGGGGAATAGAAAAGTTTCATGCTCCTCAACTCTTTCATTTAAGTTTTCAGATATGGCATTACGTCTTTGATGAATAGAATGACGTTTGTGCATTTTGGTTGGACAAAACCATGGTGATATTCGTCTAATAGACATGTTCTCTGAGCCAGGGATTGATCTAAATTTGGAAGATGAAGCAAGAGATGCATTGATATCTTTTCTAAACCTCTCAACACACTGACTAAAAATGTTTTTTTCATCTTCACTGGTCGGTAAATTTTGGAGCAATGAATTTAAATAATGAATGGAACTTTGAAATCCATCATTAGAAGTATTAGATGATATCCAACCATCTGTAATAGAAATAATAGTGATTAagtcaaaaaatatttaaaaacaacgCATATTTCATTATGTGTGTGTgtctgtacatatatatatgtacgcatatatatatatatatatatatatatatatatatatatatatatatatatatatatatatatatatatatatatatatatatatatatatatgcatttatacatatatacatatatatacatacatatatgtatgtatatgtatatatatgtatgtgtgtgtacatatgtgtagATTTTGTCAAGCTTCTTAATAGTAAATCACGATTTTGTGAAATTTTGACCATGTCTTAATACTTGAGTTAAGAGCTCAAAGCCATCATTTTATCTTTTGGATAGTGATGAGCATCATCGAAGTAAACTCAATATTTGCACACCCAAAAAATGTTTCACTAATCCTAAATGTCATACTTATATTGACACTTCCATAACACTTTTCTATTTTTGGATATAATTAAGATTTAATCAAATTTGGATTTCATATATATGAATGCTTAAGAATTTGTTTGCATGAAAATGTGAACAAATTTCAAACCACTAATTAATCACTTTTTAAATTATTTGTAGGCATTTGAAAACTAGTTCAAAGGACACGTAGTGGACCAAGATTTTTCCTCATATTGCACACCAAAATTCAGGTAAATTTGTCTAGAGTGTGTTTCTTGTTGTATAATATTTGTCAACAATCGTTAAACTAGATTAAATTTTGCATACTAACTTCTCTTTTAAATGTTCAAAATTTTGTACTGGATATAATAgtttagtttttttaaaattttgatgtcttATTTTGTATGTTTTCTTATTATATTTTGTCTCCTTTATAGTGTAAgtactcaaaaaaattaaaatataagagaATAATTATTATAGAATAAAAAGGTCATGTTTTTGTTTTCTTAGATTCAAATTATCTTGTTAAAGCTTAGGTGTCCGATTTCCAATATAGGTTTAGGTGTCTCAACCATGAGATGTggcattctattttattaatgatatGATGGTTTTCATATGATTTTGGTATTAGTAAAATATATTGTTGAGGATATTGATACAAATAAAATGGTATCAATGTAGTTGTTACTAGATATTTGAACAAGCTAGAGGGCCACTAACCATATTAATATTATCCAGAATGGGTAGAAAGAATAAATGGGAATCACTTATCAAGCTAGATGTGCAAGACATCTCCAACGAGGGAAATAATTTCTCAAGTGAAGACCTTGAATGGACACCAATTGGAGATGATAATAACCGACATATAGACTTATGTGCTGCTATCCCTTTTGAGAGACTCTCTCACTTTGTCCAAGGAGAAGGTTTATTGGATGACACTGAGACACAATTTGTAATTAAAAAGCATAAAGTGTACAATTTGACAGAACCTAATGACCACGCCACCAAGATGTATTTAAGGTTTGTttagatttaataaattaattaagcacatcaccttttatatttgtcattaattatatcaattaatatatattttgtaCATGTATAAACAGTTATCATTGTGCTTATGGGCCTGAGGATAGAAGAAATAAACctgaaaacaatcttgaaaaaatgcAAAGGATACGAAGGTTTACTCAAAAAAGGGGTTGTCAAGCCCACTTTTATGTTAAGGTTATGTATGGTAGACCAAATGTTGCAATCATCACATATAATGAGTTTAGCcatcaagatgctaatggtgaatTTTGTCATGGAAAGGATGACCCTTCTGGTGATCCAAGAAGTAGTGTTGCACCAAGATTATCAAATGAATGCAAATCATATATTGAATCCTTATTGTTGATGGGTGTGTCAATTGACACAATATGTGAACAACACTATTTGGATCGTGGTTTGACAAAGTTGATGAATAAGAGGGACACATGCTTGTTGAGGAAGGATGTATTGAATGCATGGAAAAGAGTACGCTCTCTTCGatcacaaaaaaatgaagatgatgcaaaaagtgtatgtttgtggCATGAAGAGGAGAAAGATAACTTCTTCTACTATAAAACACCAAACAATGAGGAAAATGTTCCATTTATCATAGGCATTCAAACACCATGGATGCGGGAGATGATGGTGAAACATTCACATAACTCAATTATTGCAATGGATTCCACATTTTCAACAAACAAATATGGGGTAAGTAGAACCATATTAATTGTATTTGTGGATCTTAATTTAGTTAGTGGTCTATTTTATCTAAAAAATTACTTATCAATAGTTTATTCATGTGTAGTATCAATTATATTCCTTGCTCGTATTTGATGAACAAGAGGCTGGTGTGCCTGTTGCATGGGCCATATCTTCAAGAAATAAAGTTGAAGATATAAATGAATGGTTGATGGAGGTTTACAAGAGAGGGAAACAAGATAAAGAAGATTGGCATGTCAATGCATTCATGACAGATGATGCTAGTGCAGAGATTGAAGCAATCAGGTTTTATTAGTCTTAGTTTATGTTTATGAGATTGTAATTTCTTAATATTtagtttatcaaaatttatattccctaattttcaacattaacTAGTTTCAATTTAACAATTAATTTTGTTAAAATCCCACTTATAAACTTTGATGATGTAACTTGTAGGTTATCCTTTGATTGTCAAGTATTGTTATGCATTTGGCATGTACGTagggcatggttgaagaatgtgtataggtaAGTCAATCATTAATTAAAACATATGGTAAATTACATGCGTCAACTTCATAATTTGATCTTCTATTATGTAATCCAGGTATGTTAG
This window harbors:
- the LOC131032866 gene encoding uncharacterized protein LOC131032866, with the protein product MKAAGKSLNNTKSSKQVTKPALEDHQKNQEYMVPIFVDPEKTTTTIVDAMQARDDGQQNSQKNMQPFSIDLNQMMTIMDTMQSGNGVDDIHMEDHDQHFFG